The Colletotrichum higginsianum IMI 349063 chromosome 2, whole genome shotgun sequence genome has a segment encoding these proteins:
- a CDS encoding V-type ATPase: MDDLVFASMDLICKKSDGHFKRLTGTPSAGGGKQSFFGAIGCASAIIFTVFGASYGTAKSSGAIFSAGVLRPERLMQNTICAIMAQILSIYGLVASVIIANGLEEKQPLHTSFLQLAAGISVGLCGLAAGFAIGIVGDAGVRASNQQPRLYVGMILILIFAEVLGLYGLIVAILLHSKSGTGVTDCSAF, translated from the exons ATGGACGACCTCGTCTTCGCAAGCATGGATC TGATATGCAAAAAGAGTGATGGACATTTCAAGAGGCTGACAGGAACGCCTTCcgccgggggggggaaacagtccttcttcggcgccatcggcTGCGCGTCCGCCATTATCTTTACCGTCTTCGGCGCGTCCTACGGCACGGCCAAGTCGTCCGGCGCCATCTTCTCCGCGGGCGTGCTCCGCCCGGAGCGCCTCATGCAGAACACCATCTGCGCCATCATGGCCCAGATCCTCTCCATCTACGGCCTTGTCGCCTCCGTCATTATCGccaacggcctcgaggagaagcagccTCTGCACACGAGTTTTCTTCAGCTCGCAGCCGGCATCAGCGTCGGCCTCTGCGGCCTCGCTGCCGGTTTTGCTatcggcatcgtcggcgatgcgggag TAAGAGCCTCGAACCAACAGCCTCGGTTATATGTCGGCATGATCCTGATTCTCATCTTCGCTGAGGTGCTGGGTCTGTACGGtctcatcgtcgccatcctgTTGCACTCAAAGTCCGGGACTGGCGTCACCGACTGTAGCGCGTTCTAA
- a CDS encoding C6 zinc finger protein — MDSPMDGSGGSSSAPGSTPTAAATTPGAGTVPCVAMPRGSISAALTVSTSTIIAATTTAPAATAAGGAGTPRAAIANTGAAVVSRRSHPKSRTGCRTCKTRKIKCDEHKPSCRNCIKHAVPCDFLQSQRHSSSSIPRSPDSAPSSGGPDNGYSFGGGLGGGFGSHGGGVDDLSLNLIDLELMHNFTTFAFNTLSTDPVVRQMWKVPVVRLALECDYVMRALLSVSALHLAHNRPEKRDFFISRALTYHQMASRTAMGLMGSLDADNCEKLYLFSVLTIFFALACPRKSSDSLIMGESSFPDWMFLLRGTRSILKVLQPQVYTGALLPMFNHGRERFMHSRDESKIQPELLADLQRLVNKTCADPVLLPVYNHAIDELRRTLSVFLWDGGRGMDITDAFLWKYLMAEDFLPLLKSPGETQEAVAIFSHFCILLKRLENEWWLQGWATHLISRAWDMLDQDHRLWIQWPIEELGWVPP, encoded by the exons ATGGACAGCCCGATGGATGGGTCCGGCGGCTCATCTTCCGCGCcggggtcgacgccgacggctgCCGCAACGACGCCCGGTGCCGGCACCGTTCCCTGCGTTGCGATGCCCAGGGgctccatctcggcggccttgacggtGTCTACGTCGACGATTATtgccgcgacgacgacggcgccggcagcgaCGGCAGCTGGGGGTGCAGGCACGCCTCGCGCTGCTATCGCCAACACCGgggcggccgtcgtctcACGGCGGTCTCACCCCAAATCAAGGACGGGGTGTAGGACGTGTAAAACCCGGAAGATCAAG TGTGACGAGCATAAGCCCTCCTGCCGAAACTGCATCAAACACGCCGTCCCCTGCGACTTTCTTCAATCCCAACGCcactcgtcgtcctcgatccCGCGATCCCCGGACAGTGCCCCTTCTTCCGGCGGCCCGGACAACGGCTACAGCTTCGGCGGtgggctgggcggcggctttggcagccacggcggcggagtCGATGACCTCTCGCTGAACCTAATCGACCTGGAGCTCATGCACAACTTCACGACCTTTGCGTTCAACACGCTGTCGACGGACCCCGTGGTGCGGCAGATGTGGAAGGTGCCTGTGGTGAGGCTGGCGCTCGAGTGCGACTACGTGATGCGTGCGCTGCTGAGCGTGTCGGCGCTGCACCTCGCCCACAATCGGCCCGAGAAGCGCGATTTTTTTATCAGCCGCGCACTGACGTATCATCAGATGGCGAGTCGGACGGCCATGGGTCTGATGGGATCCTTGGATGCGGATAATTGCGAGAAGCTGTATTTGTTTTCCGTCTTGACCATTTTCTTTG CCCTCGCATGCCCGCGCAAATCTTCAGACTCTCTCATCATGGGCGAGTCATCCTTCCCGGACTGGATGTTTCTCCTCCGCGGCACGAGGTCCATCCTTAAGGTGCTTCAGCCGCAGGTCTACACCGGCGCGCTGCTTCCCATGTTCAACCACGGCCGCGAGCGCTTTATGCACTCGCGCGATGAGTCTAAGATCCAGCCAGAGCTGCTGGCGGACCTACAACGGCTCGTGAACAAGACATGCGCTGACCCGGTCCTGCTGCCGGTCTACAACCACGCCATTGACGAGCTGAGGCGCACGCTGTCGGTTTTCCTGTGGGACGGCGGGCGGGGCATGGACATCACAGATGCGTTCCTGTGGAAGTACCTCATGGCAGAGGACTTTCTGCCGCTGCTTAAGAGCCCTGGCGAGACGCAGGAGGCCGTCGCTATATTTTCGCACTTTTGCATCCTACTGAAGAGGCTGGAGAACGAGTGGTGGTTGCAGGGGTGGGCCACGCACCTGATCAGCCGGGCGTGGGATATGTTGGACCAGGACCATCGGCTTTGGATTCAGTGGCCTATCGAGGAGTTGGGATGGGTGCCGCCCTGA
- a CDS encoding Non-specific serine/threonine protein kinase: MANERSVYSSGQFMNPGPAPRPPTDRPRLALTPNNNLPGNLPGNMANMAISPIRSTATSTYTGSTISLPIARQQSNQNDGMGGVAVKKEGWASVKESKNFINPWKQKYLILRKESLDFHKTEGGKVSYTLYLKDVVNVGRVEAAGTIFEIKRNPSGSSNSPGEDDGQTKTLQIRVKSDDDLYEWIDLIYGACPGMGGVSNPTNFSHAVHVGFDPQTGEFVGLPPEWSKLLNSSAITKEDYERNPQAVFEVLDFYSDLTKRAENPQQYSSLTPTPPASSQQNKQLGYGGGGSSVAPPRPMPPSQAQRQPSYNTQPSAQGQQQRRPSPTEQQQQRQQMQGMATNYQPDPREEQRLKQLEAQRAREREIEEQNRRDLEVFNSSIPKTKTPMAQQEIGGFSGSSSIPQTDRYNPSRAAPPAPKPSQQQQVNGLRAQRPAPSPPTAGTPTRPTMSSQQSSSSMRDPNQAQRVPRPDQSSSQQQRYPNGSPQQSRQPPQAQAPPPSRLPAPVKPLNVSKAQPAPQSDAVKAAEAALTAKPPAQERKQDVRMSTMSESEVMAKLKEAVSKDDPNLSYSKQKKIGQGASGSVYVAKVKEGAVSPIARDVLRAQGLKAQVAIKQMDLAHQPRKELIVNEIMVMKDSRHRNIVNFLDAFLRNNNAELWVVMEYMEGGALTDVIDNNPSITEEQISTICLETCRGLQHLHSQNIIHRDIKSDNVLLDARGNVKITDFGFCAKLTESKSKRATMVGTPYWMAPEVVKQKEYGPKVDIWSLGIMAIEMIESEPPYLNEEPLKALYLIATNGTPRLKKPEKLSKELKAFLSVCLCVDVKSRASADELLQHDFLKHGCPLGSLSELLAFKKHAK, translated from the exons ATGGCTAACGAACGCAGCGTGTACTCGTCTGGCCAGTTCATGAACCCAGGCCCGGCGCCACGACCCCCAACCGATCGTCCTCGTCTCGCCCTCACGCCAAACAATAACCTCCCCGGCAACCTTCCCGGCAATATGGCCAACATGGCCATCTCCCCCATCAGGAGCACCGCGACCTCTACCTACACCGGCTCCACTATCTCGCTCCCCATCGCCCGCCAGCAGTCCAACCAGAACGACGGCATGGGCGGTGTCGCCGTCAAGAAGGAAGGATGGGCCTCGGTCAAGGAGTCCAAGAACTTCATCAACCCCTGGAAGCAGAAGTACCTCATCCTGAGAAAGGAATCGCTCGATTTCCACAAGaccgagggcggcaaggtcTCGTACACCCTCTACCTGAAGGAcgtcgtcaacgtcggccgagtcgaggccgccggcaccaTCTTCGAGATTAAGAGAAACCCTAGTGGCTCGTCAAACAGCCctggcgaagacgacggccagACCAAGACCCTGCAGATTCGCGTCAAGAGCGACGACGATTTGTACGAATGGATCGACCTCATCTACGGCGCCTGCCCTGGAATGGGTGGTGTCAGCAACCCCACAAACTTCTCTCACGCCGTCCATGTCGGCTTCGACCCCCAGACCGGTGAGTTTGTCGGCTTGCCGCCCGAATGGTCGAAGCTCCTCAACTCGTCTGCCATCACCAAGGAGGACTACGAGCGCAATCCCCAGGCCGTcttcgaggtcctcgacTTCTACTCCGACCTGACCAAGCGAGCCGAGAACCCCCAGCAGTACTCCAGCCTCACCCCGACACCTCCCGCCAGCAGTCAGCAGAACAAGCAGCTCGGTtatggcggcggcggctcctccGTTGCGCCCCCGAGgcccatgccgccgtcaCAGGCCCAGCGTCAGCCCAGCTACAACACGCAGCCCTCGGCTCAGGGTCAACAACAACGGCGGCCCTCGCCCACggagcaacagcagcaacgccAGCAGATGCAGGGCATGGCTACCAACTATCAACCCGATCCTCGCGAAGAGCAGCGCTTGAAACAGCTCGAGGCCCAGCGCGCCCGCGAAAGGGAAATCGAAGAACAGAATCGCCGCGACCTCGAGGTCTTCAACTCGTCCATccccaagaccaagacaCCCATGGCCCAGCAGGAGATCGGCGGCTTCAGCGGCAGCTCGTCCATTCcccagacagacagatacAACCCTTCAAGGGCAGCCCCCCCGGCGCCCAAGCCAtcacagcagcaacaggtcAACGGCCTTCGTGCGCAGCGGCCCGCCCCTTCACCGCCGACCGCCGGTACCCCTACACGTCCCACCATGTCTTCCCAGCAGAGCTCGAGTTCCATGCGGGATCCCAACCAAGCCCAGCGGGTGCCCCGGCCAGACCAATCgtccagccagcagcagcgctACCCCAACGGCAGCCCACAGCAGTCTAGGCAGCCTCCCCAGGCTCAGGccccgccgccatctcgccTACCTGCTCCTGTTAAGCCTCTCAATGTGTCCAAGGCCCAGCCCGCGCCGCAAAGCGATGCTGTCAAGGCCGCGGAAGCGGCTCTCACCGCCAAGCCACCTGCGCAAGAACGCAAGCAGGACGTGCGCATGTCCACCATGTCTGAGAGTGAAGTCATGGCTAAGCTCAAGGAGGCCGTTTCCAAGGACGACCCGAATCTTTCCTACTCCAAGCAAAAGAAGATTGGACAAGGTGCTTCCGGTTCCGTCTATgtcgccaaggtcaaggagggTGCCGTTTCGCCCATTGCTCGTGATGTTCTGCGGGCTCAGGGCCTCAAGGCCCAGGTTGCGATCAAGCAGATGGACCTCGCTCACCAGCCCCGGAAGGAGCTTATTGTGAACGAGATCATGGTTATGAAGGACAGCAGACACCGCAACATTGTCAACTTCTTGGACGCCTTCTTGCGCAACAATAACGCCGAACTCTGGGTCGTCATGGAGTACATGGAGGGTGGTGCCCTGACTGATGTCATCGATAACAACCCTAGCATCACAGAGGAGCAGATTTCCACGATTTGCCTCGAG ACGTGCCGTGGTCTGCAACATCTTCACTCCCAAAACATCATTCATCGCGACATCAAGAGTGATAACGTGCTCCTGGACGCTCGTGGCAACGTCAAAATTA CCGACTTTGGTTTCTGTGCCAAGCTTACCGAGTCCAAGTCGAAGCGCGCGACGATGGTCGGAACGCCTTACTGGATGGCGCCCGAGGTTGTCAAGCAGAAGGAGTACGGCCCCAAAGTCGACATCTGGTCATTGGGCATTATGGCTATTGAGATGATCGAGTCGGAGCCACCGTACCTGAATGAGGAGCCCCTGAAGGCCCTGTACCTGATCGCCACCAACGGCACACCACGCCTCAAGAAGCCTGAGAAGCTGAGcaaggagctcaaggccTTCTTGTCGGTTTGCTTGTGCGTAGATGTCAAGAGCAGAGCGTCCGCCGATGAGCTTCTCCAGCACGACTTTCTGAAGCACGGATGTCCGCTGGGCAGCCTATCGGAGCTCCTCGCCTTCAAGAAGCATGCCAAGTAA
- a CDS encoding Glycyl-tRNA synthetase, which produces MTTTATTLKGQPLDRQTLDAMLRRRLFFTPAFEIYGGVAGLFDYGPPGCSLQANIVDLWRKHFILEEDMLEIDTTVLTPHEVLKTSGHVDKFADWMCKDPKNGDILRADHFVEDVLESRLKGDKEARGEKVEEEDDPKKKKKRKTKTEAVKLDDALVQEYEEILARIDNYNGEELGELIKKYDLKNPATGVQPSPPVAFNLMFQTSIGPSSNLPGYLRPETAQGQFLNFAKLLDFNMQQMPFASASIGRSYRNEISPRAGLLRVREFLMAEIEHFVDPEGGKKHHRFPEIDAIELTLLDRHTQLAGKTDVKKMTIGDAVRNKVVDNETLGYFLARIHLFLQKIGVDMTKVRFRQHMENEMAHYATDCWDAELLTSSGWIECVGCADRSAYDLSVHAKKTGAPLVVRERLDEPRVFEEWQVEIDRKKFGPQFKKDGKTVEAALEATNQEQREKLAKQLAENGELELEVAGVGNGIVKVSKDLVKVEFRKRVENTREYTPNVIEPSFGIGRIMYSLIEHVYWNRATEDGGDEARGVLSFPPTVAPTKVLIVPLSANKQFQPFVSKISQKLRKIGISARVDSSSATIGKRYSRNDELGTPLGVTIDFQTVQDSTITLRDRDSTKQVRADEDTIVAAIQSLVTGAREWKDIATELPAFEGQEVDVAVR; this is translated from the exons ATGACGACCACCGCGACGACCCTCAAGGGTCAGCCCCTCGACCGGCAGACGCTCGACGCCATGCTGCGCCGGCGCCTCTTCTTCACCCCGGCCTTCGAGATCTACGGCGGTGTCGCCGGTCTCTTCGACTACGGCCCTCCCGGCTGCTCCCTGCAGGCCAACATCGTTGACCTCTGGCGTAAGCATTtcatcctcgaggaggacatgCTTGAGATCGACACCACCGTCCTGACCCCTCATGAGGTCCTTAAGACGTCGGGCCACGTCGACAAGTTCGCCGACTGGATGTGCAAGGACCCCAAGAACGGCGACATCCTGCGCGCCGACCACTTTGTCGAGGACGTACTCGAGTCCCGTCTCAAGGGTGACAAGGAGGCCCGCGGTGaaaaggtcgaggaggaggatgaccccaaaaagaagaagaagagaaagacaaagaccgaggccgtcaagctcgacgacgccctcgtccaggaGTACGAGGAGATCCTGGCCCGGATCGACAACTAcaacggcgaggagctcggcgagctcatCAAGAAGTACGACCTCAAGAACCCCGCCACCGGCGTCCAACCCTCGCCCCCCGTCGCCTTCAACCTCATGTTCCAGACCTCCATCGGCCCTAGCAGCAACTTGCCTGGCTACCTGCGCCCCGAGACCGCCCAGGGTCAGTTCCTCAACTTCGCGAAGCTCCTCGACTTCAACATGCAGCAAATGCCCTTCGCCTCCGCTTCCATCGGCCGCTCCTACCGCAATGAGATCTCCCCGCGCGCCGGTCTCCTAAGAGTCCGCGAGTTCCTcatggccgagatcgagcaCTTTGTCGACCCCGAGGGCGGCAAGAAGCACCACCGATTCCCGGAGATCGACGCTATCGAGCTGACCCTGCTAGACCGTCACACCCAGCTCGCCGGCAAGACGGACGTCAAGAAGATGAccatcggcgacgccgtGCGCAACAAGGTGGTCGACAACGAGACCCTCGGCTACTTCCTCGCCCGCATCCACCTCTTCCTGCAAAAGATTGGTGTTGACATGACCAAGGTCCGCTTCCGCCAGCATATGGAGAACGAGATGGCCCACTACGCCACCGATTGCTGGGACGCTGAACTCCTCACCTCGTCCGGCTGGATCGAGTGTGTTGGCTGCGCCGACCGCAGCGCCTACGACCTGTCCGTTCACGCCAAGAAGACGGGTGCGCCCCTCGTTGTGCGCGAGCGCCTTGACGAGCCCCGCGTCTTCGAGGAGTGGCAGGTCGAGATCGACAGGAAGAAGTTTGGCCCCCAGTTcaagaaggacggcaagacagtcgaggccgccctcgaggccaccAACCAGGAGCAGCGTGAGAAGCTCGCCaagcagctcgccgagaacggtgagctcgagctcgaggtcgccggcgtcggcaatGGCATTGTCAAGGTCAGCAAGGACCTCGTCAAGGTCGAGTTCAGGAAGCGCGTTGAGAACACCAGAGAGTACACCCCCAACGTCATTGAGCCGTCCTTCGGTATCGGCCGCATCATGTACTCGCTGATCGAGCACGTCTACTGGAACCGTGCCACCGAAGACGgtggcgacgaggcccgcGGA gttctctctttccccccGACGGTCGCCCCGACCAAGGTCCTGATTGTGCCCCTGTCGGCCAACAAGCAGTTCCAGCCCTTCGTCAGCAAGATCTCGCAGAAGCTGCGCAAGATCGGCATCTCGGCGCGCGTGGACTCATCATCGGCCACCATCGGGAAGCGTTACAGCCGCAACGATGAGCTCGGCACGCCGCTCGGCGTCACCATTGACTTCCAGACCGTCCAGGACAGCACTATCACCCTCAGAGATCGTGACTCTACCAAGCAGGTTCGCGCGGACGAAGACACCATTGTCGCAGCCATCCAGAGTCTTGTTACCGGCGCTAGGGAGTGGAAGGACATTGCGACCGAGCTCCCGGCATTTGAGGGACAGGAGGTCGATGTCGCCGTTCGGTAA